The Henckelia pumila isolate YLH828 unplaced genomic scaffold, ASM3356847v2 CTG_461:::fragment_3, whole genome shotgun sequence genome window below encodes:
- the LOC140871818 gene encoding dehydrodolichyl diphosphate synthase CPT3-like, whose product MESQICNRATQFFEDLKSFLRRCLFFILSVGPMPKHIAFIMDGNRRYAKRQNLEEGAGHKEGYSALMNMLRYCYEMDVKYVTVYAFSIENFKRRPEEVQSTMQLIQEKIESLIEGESVLSQYGVRVYIIGNFELLSNAVKLAAKRAMDATADNSKTVLSICIAYTSTDEIVHAIEKTCEEKSEEFRVLDSSGAGYGLIGVRCNGKNKDKSLIDVEDIEKHMRMAVAPDPDIIIRTSGETRLSNFLLWQSASSLLYAPRELWPEIGLRHLVQAILDFQRSFSYLKKRW is encoded by the coding sequence ATGGAGAGCCAGATTTGTAATAGAGCAACTCAATTCTTTGAAGATTTGAAAAGCTTTCTGCGCAgatgtttattttttattctatctGTTGGTCCTATGCCAAAGCATATCGCATTTATCATGGATGGAAATCGGAGATATGCAAAGAGGCAAAATTTAGAAGAAGGGGCTGGCCATAAGGAGGGGTATTCTGCCCTTATGAACATGCTAAGATATTGTTACGAGATGGATGTGAAATACGTGACTGTTTATGCTTTTAGCATCGAAAATTTCAAGAGAAGGCCTGAAGAAGTTCAATCCACTATGCAGTTGATTCAAGAAAAGATTGAATCGTTAATTGAGGGTGAGAGTGTGCTTAGCCAATATGGAGTGAGGGTGTATATTATTGGAAATTTTGAACTATTGAGCAATGCTGTCAAGTTGGCAGCCAAAAGGGCTATGGACGCCACTGCTGATAATTCAAAAACTGTGCTATCTATTTGCATCGCCTATACGTCAACAGATGAGATTGTCCATGCCATTGAAAAAACTTGCGAAGAAAAATCAGAAGAGTTCAGAGTCCTTGACAGTAGTGGTGCCGGATATGGTTTAATCGGTGTAAGATGTAATGGAAAAAATAAAGACAAGTCTCTCATCGATGTGGAAGATATTGAGAAACATATGCGAATGGCTGTTGCACCAGATCCTGATATCATAATACGTACTTCTGGCGAGACCCGTTTAAGCAATTTCCTTCTATGGCAAAGTGCATCATCCCTTCTGTACGCCCCCCGAGAACTTTGGCCGGAGATTGGACTTCGGCATTTGGTGCAAGCAATTTTGGATTTCCAAAGAAGCTTTTCTTATTTGAAAAAGAGATGGTAA